A window of Akkermansiaceae bacterium contains these coding sequences:
- a CDS encoding PEP-CTERM sorting domain-containing protein: MHIACVAAGSILLGAGESQAVTIIPVINGDFEAQTGDIGDPTGWSGVGSYRVYNDTGSRVPGSRYVKVRTIGDGDLLQKGAISFTENTLQLDGYFAGDGSDIAKVTLSLLDASDAEVFSVTDSTSSSAWPAFQLVINDVHTTHATATQWQIRLDYDNVTSSYAASKFDDITLTAVPEPSAMALLGLGAVAFILRRRK, encoded by the coding sequence ATGCATATCGCATGCGTGGCTGCCGGCAGCATTCTGCTCGGTGCCGGTGAATCACAGGCTGTCACGATCATCCCGGTCATCAATGGTGACTTTGAAGCCCAAACAGGGGACATCGGCGATCCCACGGGATGGTCTGGCGTGGGTAGTTACCGGGTTTACAATGACACTGGCAGCCGGGTTCCCGGGAGTAGGTATGTGAAAGTTCGCACTATAGGCGATGGCGATCTGCTTCAAAAGGGAGCGATCAGCTTCACCGAGAATACTCTCCAGCTTGATGGCTACTTCGCAGGCGATGGTTCTGATATCGCAAAGGTCACACTCTCCCTCCTGGATGCCTCGGACGCCGAGGTTTTTTCAGTCACCGACTCGACAAGCTCCTCAGCGTGGCCAGCATTTCAATTGGTCATTAACGATGTGCATACGACCCATGCCACGGCTACCCAATGGCAGATTCGTCTGGACTACGATAACGTGACCTCAAGTTATGCAGCATCAAAGTTTGATGACATCACGCTGACTGCCGTGCCTGAACCCTCGGCCATGGCCCTCCTGGGCCTCGGTGCCGTGGCCTTCATACTGCGCCGCAGAAAATAA
- a CDS encoding nucleotidyl transferase AbiEii/AbiGii toxin family protein, whose amino-acid sequence MDKLAQQSAEERRAYFQEAAAKLSLPPHVVEKDFWVCWTLKHLFVLECVRGNLLFKGGTSLSKVYGLIHRFSEDIDLSIHRASLGFEGDTDPANTELSNNARKRQNVALTLAARDLVQGDIREELEKLMHNLLGNAEYSLIPDETDPDGQSLAFFYPSTSITLGANSYLRPSVKIEFGARSDHWPSETRTLQPYLSEAIPDALEQAHVEVKSMKATRTFWEKATILHQMAHLPDGKSFPVRYSRHYSDLAAMIKAGIGEEAAGHDGLLQAVVDHKTSFYRSAWASYETANRGALRLIPTDDHLAELESDLGSMREMFFGVPPQLDDILTTLRNWETHFNQTIQREDTRH is encoded by the coding sequence ATGGACAAACTCGCTCAACAATCCGCAGAAGAACGTCGTGCCTATTTTCAAGAAGCTGCAGCAAAGTTGAGCCTGCCACCTCATGTCGTCGAGAAAGATTTCTGGGTGTGCTGGACACTCAAACACCTCTTCGTTCTGGAATGCGTAAGGGGTAATCTGCTGTTTAAGGGCGGAACCTCTCTCTCCAAAGTTTATGGACTGATCCATAGGTTTTCCGAGGATATCGATCTTTCAATTCATCGGGCAAGCCTCGGATTCGAGGGAGACACCGATCCTGCAAACACTGAACTCTCCAACAATGCCAGAAAACGTCAAAACGTGGCACTGACTCTGGCTGCAAGAGATTTGGTTCAGGGAGATATTAGAGAGGAGTTAGAAAAATTAATGCACAACCTGCTGGGAAACGCTGAATACTCACTGATACCAGATGAAACGGACCCTGACGGGCAATCACTTGCCTTTTTCTATCCCTCCACAAGCATCACACTCGGAGCAAACTCCTATCTCCGTCCTTCCGTAAAAATTGAGTTTGGCGCACGCTCAGACCACTGGCCCTCGGAAACCAGAACCCTCCAGCCATACCTCAGCGAGGCGATTCCCGATGCCCTTGAGCAAGCTCACGTAGAGGTTAAATCAATGAAAGCCACACGCACCTTCTGGGAAAAGGCCACGATCCTGCATCAGATGGCACATCTACCGGATGGCAAATCGTTCCCAGTGCGTTATTCCCGCCATTACTCCGATCTAGCCGCCATGATTAAAGCCGGTATCGGTGAGGAAGCTGCCGGGCACGATGGCCTGCTCCAAGCCGTCGTGGATCACAAAACCTCCTTCTACCGCTCAGCCTGGGCCAGCTACGAAACAGCCAACCGAGGGGCACTCCGCCTCATCCCCACCGATGACCACCTGGCAGAACTCGAATCCGATCTTGGTTCAATGCGGGAAATGTTTTTTGGCGTGCCTCCACAGCTGGACGACATTTTGACAACCCTCCGCAATTGGGAAACCCATTTCAACCAGACCATCCAGAGGGAAGACACCAGACACTAA